One segment of Tamlana crocina DNA contains the following:
- the rfbB gene encoding dTDP-glucose 4,6-dehydratase has product MVILVTGGAGFIGANFIHYYLSTNSSIRIVNLDKLTYAGNLGNLEEVKNHPNYSFVKGDICDRRLIEELFDKYDFNGVIHFAAESHVDNSIKDPSAFVNTNVLGTFNLLDVAKNHWMESPQQVKEGHVNSRFLHISTDEVYGTLGSEGLFTEQTPYAPNSPYSASKASSDFLVRSYYHTYGMNVVTTNCSNNYGPKQHDEKLIPTIIRKAINDEEIPIYGDGKNIRDWLYVEDHFKGIELAFKKGKAGETYNIGGNNERNNLYIANSICEILDDIRPKNKPYKAQITFVKDRPGHDFRYAIDASKIENDLGWRAKENFESGIKKTIEWYLKKYDK; this is encoded by the coding sequence ATGGTTATTTTAGTTACAGGCGGAGCAGGTTTTATTGGGGCAAATTTTATTCATTATTATTTGTCCACTAACTCATCAATCAGAATAGTCAATTTAGATAAGCTTACTTACGCTGGTAACCTTGGTAATTTAGAAGAAGTTAAAAACCATCCGAATTATTCATTTGTAAAAGGTGATATTTGTGACAGGAGATTAATTGAAGAGCTCTTCGACAAATATGATTTTAATGGAGTTATTCATTTTGCGGCAGAATCGCATGTAGATAACTCCATAAAAGACCCAAGTGCTTTTGTTAATACTAATGTTTTGGGCACTTTCAATTTACTTGATGTAGCTAAAAACCATTGGATGGAATCGCCCCAACAGGTAAAAGAAGGACATGTAAATTCACGGTTTTTACATATTTCAACCGACGAGGTTTATGGTACCTTAGGTTCAGAAGGTCTGTTTACCGAGCAAACCCCTTATGCACCTAATAGCCCTTATAGTGCCTCAAAAGCGTCGTCAGATTTTTTGGTTAGAAGTTATTACCATACCTACGGAATGAATGTGGTTACTACAAACTGTTCCAACAATTATGGTCCGAAACAACATGATGAAAAGTTGATTCCAACCATTATTCGAAAGGCCATAAATGACGAAGAGATCCCTATTTATGGCGATGGAAAAAATATTAGGGATTGGTTATACGTTGAAGATCATTTTAAAGGAATAGAGCTGGCGTTCAAAAAAGGAAAGGCTGGCGAAACGTATAATATCGGAGGAAATAACGAACGGAACAATCTATATATAGCGAATAGTATTTGTGAAATTCTCGATGATATTCGACCAAAAAATAAGCCCTATAAAGCGCAAATAACTTTTGTTAAAGATAGACCTGGGCATGATTTTAGATACGCTATCGATGCTTCAAAAATTGAAAATGATTTAGGTTGGCGTGCTAAGGAGAATTTTGAATCAGGTATTAAGAAAACCATTGAGTGGTACTTAAAAAAATACGATAAATAA
- a CDS encoding nitroreductase family protein, which yields MLKGFYFSNMVFKRSKDKRALGSNIMINLHRIEKGLTLRNVKPLFGKWFFGKLFQDLKSFEEINGSDYPQNIAISALSEYKKFHLEKNISEEKYPLNLIEKEDTRALSGTKKVEEYNSSINNSENHFFSLARSRSSIRNFSAKANLEDVKKAVALAIKTPSVCNRQPWKVHYYQNKHEIESLLKYQNGNLGFRDNIPGLIIITGNLKEMEFSYERHQIFTEGGLFSMTLIYALHSQGIGTCCLNWCSKPLNDWKAHKAAGIPQDQEIIMYLAVGMYEKDIKTTISPKKPLTDVLHVN from the coding sequence ATGTTGAAAGGCTTTTATTTTTCTAATATGGTCTTCAAAAGGAGTAAAGATAAAAGGGCATTAGGTTCTAATATTATGATTAATCTCCACCGAATAGAGAAAGGGCTCACTTTAAGGAACGTTAAGCCCTTATTTGGAAAATGGTTTTTTGGTAAATTATTTCAAGACTTAAAATCATTTGAGGAAATAAATGGTAGTGATTACCCTCAAAATATTGCAATATCTGCATTATCTGAGTATAAAAAATTTCATCTAGAGAAAAACATTTCAGAAGAAAAATACCCTTTAAACTTGATAGAGAAAGAAGACACACGGGCTTTATCAGGCACAAAAAAAGTTGAAGAATATAATAGTTCTATTAACAACAGTGAGAACCATTTTTTTAGTTTAGCTCGGTCTCGATCAAGTATTAGGAATTTTTCAGCAAAAGCTAATTTGGAAGATGTAAAAAAGGCTGTTGCGCTTGCAATAAAAACACCATCAGTTTGTAACAGACAACCTTGGAAAGTTCACTATTATCAAAATAAGCATGAGATAGAAAGTTTGCTTAAATACCAGAATGGGAATTTAGGTTTTAGGGATAATATACCAGGTTTGATAATAATTACAGGAAACTTGAAAGAAATGGAGTTCTCATATGAAAGACACCAGATTTTTACAGAAGGAGGCCTTTTTAGTATGACATTGATTTATGCTTTACATTCACAGGGTATAGGAACGTGTTGCCTAAATTGGTGCTCTAAACCATTAAATGATTGGAAGGCTCACAAAGCGGCAGGTATACCCCAAGACCAGGAAATCATCATGTACTTGGCCGTTGGCATGTATGAAAAAGATATTAAAACAACCATATCTCCTAAAAAGCCTTTAACTGATGTTTTACATGTTAATTGA
- a CDS encoding O-antigen ligase family protein: MKLANVLIAFFVLFNVFFIKKMHHTKTSLWLFGTIAIPLLLDLLFIWNNSSFYLAVKATEKHSLFLIFPLFILGYKGKLDLKRLVKHYRNLMLIVLTILFIRYIFLYPDNFLKYLKGKHLWEMGYHFSNSFGNHAPALNMAIAFIVVISFYLLLKDGRRKWKVIANGFMFFLSFFFLMYVNTRVAIASAVFGCLIISFVQVFRDKNRKRTVKIILLTFVLFVFGITVFLKVFPYSIKKFTEKSFADMDKVGRLDEFENPESQIYGALVTRVTIWKSTLELVRKKFVFGYGATEAKLALFEYYKKTNQKFLFKYKFPVHNQFLDYFLKYGIFGIIGLVVFFSVLGYLAIVNKSLIMMFFGLHFFLSNLTDDFLILFSGISFSAFWFSVFGKITLNRNIRFEKN, translated from the coding sequence ATGAAATTAGCTAACGTACTTATTGCTTTTTTTGTGCTATTTAACGTTTTTTTTATTAAAAAAATGCACCATACAAAGACTAGTTTGTGGCTCTTTGGAACAATAGCTATACCTTTGCTTTTAGATCTTTTGTTTATTTGGAATAATAGTAGTTTTTATTTGGCGGTAAAAGCTACCGAAAAGCACTCCCTATTTCTTATTTTTCCGTTGTTCATTCTGGGTTATAAAGGAAAATTAGACTTAAAACGCTTGGTAAAACACTACAGAAACCTAATGTTAATTGTTTTGACAATTCTGTTCATTAGGTATATTTTTTTATATCCCGATAACTTTTTGAAATATTTAAAAGGGAAACATCTCTGGGAGATGGGTTATCATTTCTCAAATAGTTTCGGTAATCATGCACCCGCCTTAAATATGGCTATTGCCTTCATAGTTGTTATAAGTTTCTACCTTTTATTAAAAGATGGACGAAGAAAATGGAAGGTTATTGCCAATGGTTTTATGTTTTTTTTGTCTTTTTTTTTCTTGATGTATGTTAACACCAGAGTTGCCATTGCTTCAGCAGTCTTTGGATGTTTAATTATATCATTTGTCCAAGTGTTTCGAGATAAGAATAGAAAGAGAACTGTGAAAATTATACTTCTGACGTTTGTATTATTCGTATTTGGAATAACGGTTTTTTTAAAGGTTTTTCCTTATTCGATAAAAAAATTTACCGAAAAAAGCTTCGCCGATATGGACAAGGTTGGTCGCTTAGATGAATTTGAAAATCCTGAAAGTCAAATTTATGGCGCCTTGGTTACTAGGGTTACTATTTGGAAATCTACTTTAGAACTCGTCAGGAAAAAGTTTGTATTCGGTTATGGTGCTACTGAAGCAAAGCTCGCTCTTTTTGAATACTACAAAAAAACTAATCAAAAGTTTTTGTTTAAATATAAATTTCCTGTACATAACCAATTTTTAGATTATTTTCTAAAATATGGTATATTTGGTATCATTGGATTAGTGGTGTTTTTTAGCGTATTGGGCTATTTGGCAATAGTAAATAAAAGTCTCATTATGATGTTTTTTGGGTTACATTTTTTTCTGTCAAATTTAACAGATGATTTTTTGATTTTATTCAGTGGAATCAGTTTTTCGGCTTTTTGGTTTTCAGTTTTTGGTAAAATAACATTAAATAGAAACATTAGATTTGAAAAGAATTAA
- a CDS encoding oligosaccharide flippase family protein: MKKVLFNNLIWEALGKGLNLISVFIVNFILANYLGPELFGSFSYVIAFASGFLILSEFGLERIEIRETVKNEKIIESSLLIRLVASISSYSLLALCVSFLESDVDMQKMILIFAVSNFASIGYTFKNFFIGKFKNLYSSIALNFRDIFTLVSLLVLIYLKSTFSTILYYYLAAYFIEFIILVFIFTTKFKSYKLKMDFSKTKYLITKSFPLFIAGLLIFSYKKMDLIIINYFLNDYETGIYSSAQKIASALLTSTMVIIMVGGPILNKTIDTASYKKNRLLFFEIIILSSVVCSIIFFIFSENIIEMVFTKEYVKSIYPFKILIWKNVFESIFLATGYIIIIQDLQKKAYLRNLIAATISIISNLILISNYGILAASYISLITYFFAGFVCNYFVKEYSFLNTITLEALKFSEIKKHLQKNG; this comes from the coding sequence GTGAAAAAAGTTTTATTTAATAATTTAATATGGGAGGCTTTAGGAAAAGGGCTTAATCTTATTTCTGTTTTCATAGTCAACTTCATTCTGGCAAACTATTTAGGGCCAGAGTTATTTGGTAGCTTTAGCTATGTTATAGCTTTTGCTTCTGGTTTCTTGATTCTATCTGAATTTGGCTTAGAGCGAATCGAAATTAGGGAAACCGTTAAAAACGAAAAAATAATCGAAAGTTCTTTGCTTATTAGATTGGTTGCCTCTATATCCAGCTACTCACTTTTAGCGTTGTGCGTTAGTTTTTTAGAGAGCGATGTGGACATGCAAAAAATGATTTTAATCTTTGCTGTTTCAAATTTTGCTTCAATTGGTTATACTTTCAAAAACTTTTTTATTGGAAAGTTCAAAAATTTATATTCCTCTATTGCCCTCAATTTTAGAGACATTTTTACCTTGGTAAGTTTATTGGTTTTAATCTATTTAAAATCCACCTTTTCAACTATCCTCTATTATTATTTAGCTGCTTATTTCATTGAGTTTATAATACTTGTATTCATTTTTACAACAAAATTTAAATCCTATAAACTTAAAATGGATTTCAGCAAAACTAAATATTTAATAACAAAAAGTTTTCCTCTTTTTATTGCTGGTCTGTTAATTTTCAGTTACAAGAAAATGGATTTGATAATTATCAATTATTTTTTAAACGATTATGAAACCGGCATTTATAGTTCTGCTCAAAAAATAGCCAGTGCACTGCTAACCTCTACAATGGTTATTATTATGGTTGGTGGGCCAATTTTAAATAAAACCATAGATACAGCAAGCTACAAAAAAAACCGCCTATTATTTTTTGAAATAATTATATTGAGTTCTGTTGTCTGCTCTATTATTTTCTTTATCTTCTCAGAAAACATCATTGAAATGGTCTTCACGAAAGAGTACGTTAAATCCATCTACCCATTTAAGATCCTTATTTGGAAGAACGTCTTTGAGTCTATTTTTTTAGCAACAGGATATATAATCATTATCCAAGACCTCCAAAAAAAAGCGTATTTAAGAAACTTAATAGCTGCGACCATAAGCATAATATCTAATTTAATTTTGATATCTAATTATGGAATCCTAGCTGCCTCTTACATCTCTTTAATAACGTATTTCTTTGCTGGTTTTGTTTGTAATTACTTTGTAAAGGAATATAGCTTTTTAAATACCATAACCCTAGAAGCCCTGAAATTTTCAGAAATCAAAAAACATTTACAAAAAAATGGATAA
- the rfbD gene encoding dTDP-4-dehydrorhamnose reductase — MNTKVLVTGANGQLGQTIKELFAVNSLSIDFTFVSKTELDISESNKVSSFLGKNEFDYCVNCAAYTNVEQAEKTPDVAFKINAEGVKNLVFACKENNVVLIHISTDYVFDGEKTTPYTIDDPTNPINEYGKSKLLGEQHIQNILIEYFIIRTSWLYSKKYGKNFYKTILTLAEEKNELSITTDQLGCPTDTENLARFVLKLISKKSIAYGIKHFTDDEAMTWYDFAQKILTENDLINKVNLVKTSNYVTFAQRPRYSVIKTGG; from the coding sequence ATGAATACTAAAGTTTTAGTTACGGGAGCTAATGGGCAATTAGGGCAGACCATTAAAGAATTATTCGCGGTTAACAGTTTAAGTATTGATTTTACTTTTGTTTCAAAAACCGAATTGGATATTTCAGAGTCTAATAAAGTATCTTCCTTTTTGGGAAAAAATGAATTTGATTACTGCGTAAATTGTGCTGCTTACACCAACGTGGAACAGGCCGAAAAAACGCCCGATGTTGCTTTTAAAATCAATGCGGAAGGAGTTAAAAACTTAGTTTTTGCGTGTAAAGAAAACAATGTTGTTCTAATACACATTTCGACGGATTATGTTTTTGATGGTGAAAAAACAACGCCTTATACTATTGATGACCCTACCAATCCCATAAATGAATACGGGAAATCAAAACTTTTGGGCGAGCAACATATTCAAAATATACTTATAGAATACTTTATTATAAGAACCTCGTGGTTGTACAGTAAAAAATATGGTAAAAACTTTTACAAAACCATATTGACCTTAGCCGAAGAAAAGAATGAGTTGTCTATAACTACAGATCAATTAGGCTGCCCAACCGATACGGAGAATCTAGCAAGGTTTGTTTTAAAATTAATATCTAAAAAATCGATTGCATACGGTATAAAGCATTTTACGGACGACGAGGCAATGACTTGGTACGATTTTGCTCAAAAAATACTGACGGAAAACGATTTAATTAACAAAGTCAACCTTGTTAAAACTAGCAATTATGTTACTTTTGCACAGCGGCCGAGGTATTCGGTAATAAAAACGGGAGGATAG
- a CDS encoding polysaccharide pyruvyl transferase family protein: MDKKKIGILTYHYSNNYGAVLQAYSLQTVLTEKGHDTYIINLTPNLGLKGRLKTAITKPFAKTFNLFRQNRLNLYPKSSIFSNNLNSVDFKNFDCLIVGSDQVWRKDYTRGLGYSYFLDFAPKQTKKISYAASFGLDYYSGDQKDINVIKSLLKSFSLVTVREKSGVNICKELFETNAHMVLDPVLLSPKEAYSFKDEVERPIGFITQYLLDASDKKVAFVKSIARSLDKEITLNYKQNSGRISLTNILFNRKKEKFPEISEWIANIKNADLVITDSFHGVAFSILFNKEFICIYNEKRGKTRMQNILDTFNLRHRAISESEMDEFALSALKPIEFNKVNHILETQKEYSLNLLFSNIN; encoded by the coding sequence ATGGATAAAAAAAAGATTGGAATTTTAACATACCACTATTCTAACAACTATGGTGCTGTATTACAGGCATATTCTTTACAAACAGTTTTAACCGAAAAGGGACATGATACCTATATCATTAATTTAACGCCCAACCTAGGCCTTAAAGGCAGACTAAAAACAGCAATAACAAAACCTTTTGCAAAAACCTTTAACCTGTTTAGGCAAAATAGATTAAACCTATATCCGAAAAGCTCTATTTTTAGCAACAACTTAAATTCAGTTGATTTTAAAAATTTTGACTGTCTAATTGTGGGGAGCGACCAAGTGTGGAGAAAAGATTATACAAGAGGTTTAGGCTACAGTTATTTTTTAGATTTTGCTCCAAAACAAACTAAAAAAATATCTTATGCGGCTAGTTTCGGTCTTGATTATTATAGTGGCGACCAAAAAGACATAAATGTTATTAAAAGCCTTTTAAAATCTTTTTCACTAGTTACGGTAAGAGAAAAATCTGGCGTGAACATATGCAAAGAACTATTTGAAACAAACGCCCATATGGTTTTGGATCCAGTACTGTTATCGCCAAAAGAGGCTTATTCATTCAAAGATGAAGTAGAAAGACCTATTGGCTTTATAACACAATATTTACTGGATGCTTCTGATAAAAAAGTTGCTTTTGTAAAAAGTATAGCTCGTTCTTTAGATAAAGAAATCACTCTAAATTATAAACAAAATTCTGGTAGAATATCGCTAACAAATATTCTGTTTAACAGAAAGAAGGAAAAATTCCCAGAGATTTCAGAATGGATAGCCAACATAAAAAATGCTGATTTAGTTATTACAGACTCTTTCCACGGTGTGGCATTTTCAATTTTATTCAATAAAGAGTTTATTTGTATATATAATGAAAAGAGAGGTAAAACGCGAATGCAGAATATTTTAGATACTTTCAATTTAAGGCATAGAGCCATATCAGAATCCGAAATGGACGAATTTGCCTTAAGTGCCCTTAAACCTATTGAATTCAATAAGGTTAACCATATTTTAGAAACACAAAAAGAATATTCACTAAACCTTCTATTTAGCAATATCAATTAA
- a CDS encoding glycosyltransferase family 4 protein gives MKKKVLVLSLGRTNSLPLYAENIVSNFESLDFDILVSKNRSLKKPVVKSKEIITYSNKLSFFFNTLIYLPILILCLLPKIRKDYKALYLPYKHFWDLPFIFLFKFFNKEVIFTAHDGVLHKGERNWLTQSMNNCRLKMAKKVVYLTDYTRRHVERELGIVVNYEIVPHPIIENKFVEFNSKKDRTNNLLFLGRIDKYKGVELLMESAIILGNSFDKLIIAGKSLYDVNYSKHDKIEVLDKYLSEEEIGKLLSWADVLILPYTEATQSGVISLGIYAELPMVCTNVGGFSEQLAMDECFWCEPNSKSLVNAIIDSLDNQEKRNNIKKALIKKKSRLTWKNAAAQIEDLLI, from the coding sequence ATGAAAAAAAAAGTACTGGTCCTTTCGTTAGGCCGAACGAATAGTTTGCCGTTATATGCTGAAAATATTGTGTCAAATTTTGAGAGTTTAGACTTTGATATCCTCGTTTCTAAAAATAGGTCATTAAAAAAACCTGTCGTTAAATCAAAAGAAATAATAACTTATAGTAACAAGTTAAGTTTTTTCTTTAACACCTTAATTTATCTACCCATATTAATTTTGTGCCTTCTGCCAAAAATCAGAAAAGATTATAAGGCACTGTATTTACCATACAAGCATTTTTGGGATTTACCATTTATTTTCCTCTTTAAGTTCTTTAACAAGGAAGTCATTTTTACGGCACACGATGGAGTTTTGCACAAAGGCGAGCGTAATTGGTTAACACAGTCCATGAATAATTGTAGGTTGAAAATGGCTAAAAAGGTTGTTTACCTTACTGATTATACACGCAGGCATGTTGAAAGGGAGTTGGGGATAGTTGTTAATTACGAAATTGTACCTCATCCTATTATTGAGAATAAGTTTGTAGAATTTAATTCAAAAAAGGATAGAACCAATAATTTGTTATTCTTAGGAAGGATTGATAAGTATAAAGGGGTTGAATTATTAATGGAAAGTGCAATTATTTTAGGGAATTCTTTTGATAAATTAATTATAGCAGGGAAAAGTTTGTACGATGTTAATTATTCAAAGCATGATAAAATAGAAGTGCTAGATAAGTATCTCTCTGAAGAGGAAATAGGAAAATTGCTGTCTTGGGCAGATGTACTGATTCTGCCTTACACGGAGGCAACACAATCAGGTGTGATTTCCTTGGGTATTTATGCAGAGTTACCTATGGTTTGCACAAATGTGGGGGGGTTTTCTGAACAATTGGCAATGGATGAGTGTTTTTGGTGTGAGCCTAATTCAAAATCCTTAGTTAATGCTATAATTGATAGTTTGGATAATCAGGAAAAGAGAAATAATATAAAAAAAGCGCTGATAAAGAAAAAAAGTCGGTTAACGTGGAAGAATGCAGCTGCACAAATAGAGGATTTGTTAATTTAA
- a CDS encoding GH3 auxin-responsive promoter family protein, protein MASVKSFLAKPFSKLVYKRIKKWAYSPVETQEEVFQHLISEASSTVFGKEHDFVSINNHADFVKRVPVRDYEGLKHYVERVVAGEENILWKGKPIYFAKTSGTTSGVKYIPITKESMPSHVEAARNAILMYIHETGNISFVDGKMIFLQGSPILKEQNGIQLGRLSGIVAHYVPKYLQKNRLPSWETNCIEDWETKVDAIVEETLPQNMTVISGIPSWVQMYFEKIQKKTGKKVGEVFKNFNLFIFGGVNYEPYRAKFENLIGRKVDSIELYPASEGFFAFQDQQDEKGMLLQLNSGIFYEFIKADEFFNDNPKRITIKDVEVGVNYVMIISTNAGLWGYNIGDTVQFTSVKPYRVIVSGRIKHFISAFGEHVIGKEVEQAMQEATENTEIRVTEFTVAPQINPEAGLPYHEWFIEFENEPENLSDLAKKLDESLQKQNSYYFDLIEGKVLQQLKITKVKKDGFQEYMKSVGKLGGQNKIPRLSNDRKIVDAFSTVKSHN, encoded by the coding sequence ATGGCATCAGTAAAATCGTTTTTGGCTAAACCGTTTTCGAAATTGGTTTATAAGCGCATCAAAAAGTGGGCCTATAGCCCCGTTGAAACCCAAGAAGAGGTGTTTCAACATTTAATTTCGGAAGCTTCAAGTACCGTTTTTGGAAAAGAACACGATTTTGTGAGCATAAACAATCATGCCGATTTTGTAAAACGGGTCCCGGTGAGGGATTATGAAGGGTTGAAACATTATGTGGAAAGAGTAGTTGCGGGTGAAGAAAACATACTTTGGAAAGGGAAGCCCATTTATTTTGCTAAGACTTCGGGCACAACTTCGGGAGTTAAATACATTCCCATTACAAAAGAAAGTATGCCCAGTCATGTTGAAGCAGCACGAAATGCCATTTTAATGTACATTCACGAAACGGGGAACATTAGTTTTGTGGATGGCAAAATGATTTTTTTACAAGGAAGCCCCATTTTAAAAGAGCAAAATGGTATTCAATTAGGGAGGCTTTCGGGGATAGTGGCGCACTACGTTCCAAAATATCTTCAAAAAAACCGTTTGCCCTCATGGGAAACTAATTGCATCGAAGATTGGGAAACCAAAGTCGATGCCATAGTTGAGGAAACCTTGCCACAAAATATGACGGTAATTTCGGGAATTCCGTCGTGGGTACAAATGTATTTTGAAAAAATTCAGAAGAAAACGGGCAAAAAAGTGGGCGAGGTGTTTAAAAATTTCAACTTGTTCATTTTTGGAGGTGTTAATTACGAACCCTACCGAGCCAAGTTTGAAAATTTAATTGGCCGAAAAGTAGATAGTATTGAATTATACCCGGCGAGCGAAGGTTTTTTTGCATTTCAGGATCAACAGGATGAAAAAGGGATGTTGCTCCAACTTAATTCGGGAATTTTTTATGAGTTTATAAAAGCGGATGAATTTTTCAACGATAACCCCAAACGCATCACTATTAAAGATGTTGAAGTGGGCGTAAATTACGTAATGATTATTTCTACCAATGCTGGTTTGTGGGGCTACAATATTGGCGACACAGTTCAATTTACTTCAGTTAAACCTTATCGCGTTATCGTTTCAGGTCGAATAAAGCATTTTATTTCAGCCTTTGGCGAACATGTTATAGGGAAAGAGGTGGAGCAGGCCATGCAGGAGGCTACCGAAAATACCGAAATCAGGGTAACCGAATTTACTGTAGCGCCGCAAATTAACCCAGAAGCTGGCTTGCCTTACCACGAATGGTTTATTGAGTTTGAAAATGAACCAGAAAACCTTTCCGATTTGGCTAAAAAACTGGACGAGTCGCTTCAAAAACAAAATTCGTATTATTTCGATCTGATTGAAGGCAAGGTGCTTCAGCAATTAAAAATTACCAAAGTAAAAAAAGATGGTTTTCAGGAATATATGAAATCGGTTGGTAAATTAGGCGGCCAGAATAAAATACCGAGACTTTCAAACGACCGAAAAATTGTTGATGCTTTTTCAACGGTAAAATCGCACAATTAA
- the rfbC gene encoding dTDP-4-dehydrorhamnose 3,5-epimerase, translated as MKVEETYLKGCFVVTPRVFEDERGYFFETFNESVFQKETGVSVNFVQDNQSKSNKGVLRGLHFQTGTFAQAKLVRVIKGKVFDVCVDLRDGSATFGQHFSIILDGEKHQQLFVPRGFAHGFVVLEDDTIFSYKCDNFYNKDSESGIIFNDEVLNIDWGFPEEQLIISEKDKELQPFNKVLS; from the coding sequence ATGAAAGTTGAAGAAACATATTTAAAGGGGTGTTTTGTTGTGACCCCAAGGGTGTTTGAGGACGAAAGAGGGTACTTTTTTGAAACCTTCAATGAAAGCGTTTTTCAAAAGGAAACAGGTGTATCGGTTAATTTTGTTCAAGATAATCAGTCAAAATCGAATAAAGGGGTTTTAAGAGGGCTTCATTTTCAAACAGGAACCTTTGCCCAAGCCAAGTTGGTTAGGGTTATAAAAGGAAAGGTATTTGATGTTTGTGTCGATTTAAGAGATGGCTCGGCAACTTTCGGACAACATTTTTCAATCATTTTAGACGGGGAAAAACATCAACAGCTATTTGTTCCGCGAGGGTTTGCTCATGGTTTTGTGGTTTTGGAAGACGATACCATTTTTTCATATAAATGTGATAATTTTTATAATAAAGATTCAGAATCTGGAATTATCTTTAACGATGAGGTTTTGAATATTGATTGGGGTTTTCCTGAAGAACAGTTGATCATTTCAGAAAAAGATAAAGAACTTCAACCGTTCAATAAAGTATTAAGCTAA
- the rfbA gene encoding glucose-1-phosphate thymidylyltransferase RfbA → MKGIILAGGSGTRLYPLTKVVSKQLMPVYDKPMIYYPVSTLLSAGINEILIITTPKDLPNFKELLGDGSSYGCLFEYAVQEDPNGLAEAFIIGEKFIGKDSVALILGDNIFYGSGLDLALQKNINPKGGVIFAYHVQDPQRYGVVEFDKDNKAVSIEEKPEQPKSSYAVPGIYFYDNSVVEIAKNIKPSKRGELEITDVNKTYLKQGNLNVQILDKGTAWLDTGTFTSLMQASQFVEVIEERQGQKIGCIEEVAYSMGYISKVQLSDLAQPLLKSGYGKYLQQLIKEHES, encoded by the coding sequence ATGAAAGGAATCATACTGGCAGGAGGATCTGGCACGCGTTTGTACCCACTAACAAAAGTGGTGAGTAAGCAGCTAATGCCTGTTTACGATAAGCCTATGATTTATTACCCGGTATCAACTTTGTTGTCGGCCGGTATTAATGAGATATTAATTATCACCACACCAAAAGATTTACCTAATTTTAAGGAATTACTTGGCGATGGGTCCAGTTATGGTTGCCTTTTCGAATACGCCGTACAGGAAGACCCCAATGGTTTGGCTGAAGCTTTTATTATTGGAGAAAAATTTATAGGGAAAGATAGTGTGGCGCTTATTTTGGGGGATAATATTTTTTACGGGTCTGGTTTAGATTTAGCCCTACAAAAAAATATCAACCCGAAGGGAGGAGTTATTTTTGCATACCATGTTCAGGATCCACAGCGTTATGGAGTAGTGGAATTCGATAAAGACAATAAGGCTGTGTCTATTGAAGAAAAACCCGAACAGCCAAAATCTAGCTATGCTGTTCCTGGTATATATTTTTATGATAATTCTGTTGTTGAAATAGCCAAAAATATTAAACCAAGCAAAAGGGGGGAGTTGGAAATAACCGATGTTAATAAAACCTACCTCAAACAAGGAAACCTTAACGTCCAAATATTGGACAAGGGGACCGCATGGCTAGATACCGGTACGTTTACATCACTTATGCAAGCCTCACAATTTGTAGAGGTTATTGAAGAACGCCAGGGACAAAAAATTGGTTGTATTGAAGAAGTGGCTTACTCGATGGGATACATCAGCAAAGTACAGCTTAGTGACTTGGCACAACCGTTACTAAAAAGTGGTTATGGAAAATACCTTCAACAATTAATCAAAGAACATGAAAGTTGA